A part of Candidatus Electrothrix aestuarii genomic DNA contains:
- a CDS encoding 4Fe-4S dicluster-binding protein, which produces MGHLQYHSYGRMAERLGQYVPGAFVSVTLIEILKELVSEEEAQLCSVMPLRIVPAEKMAKIWKMSVDEAREILDRLAGKGVVYAFAKEDGIKYGLAPPVLGFVEFSLMRTDGKLDAKRLSELYHQYCQVEGDFVQQHGAVQEPAFTRVYAGEDALEDMSAEVLPHDRVSVGIDNATCITVGLCYCRHKMEHLGQACSAPQEACLTFNEVARYLADYGIAKEISKEEAHRIVKECMDNGLMQIGDNTKSELAVICNCCGCCCDLLLGYKKYGSSGLVSPSAFIAEIEPQTCISCGECYERCPVDAIDTSGEKPVVKKDVCLGCGVCARFCPSSSCFLHLRPERPYIPEDSIEKIYVSSIHMGKLGNYIFADQTSRIQALLRKVVNKAVTLRSVKTVLLSQSVQNAALRFMRKGDRT; this is translated from the coding sequence ATGGGGCATTTACAATATCATAGCTACGGTAGGATGGCGGAACGACTGGGCCAATATGTTCCAGGCGCCTTTGTCTCCGTAACCCTGATCGAGATACTCAAAGAATTGGTTTCAGAGGAGGAAGCGCAGCTCTGCTCTGTCATGCCACTGCGCATCGTGCCAGCAGAAAAAATGGCCAAGATCTGGAAGATGAGTGTTGATGAGGCCCGTGAAATCCTGGACCGGCTGGCCGGGAAGGGGGTAGTGTATGCCTTTGCCAAGGAGGACGGCATCAAGTACGGATTGGCTCCACCTGTGCTCGGCTTTGTTGAGTTTTCTCTGATGCGCACAGATGGCAAGCTGGATGCAAAGCGTCTCTCCGAGCTCTACCATCAATACTGTCAGGTGGAAGGCGATTTTGTTCAGCAGCACGGTGCGGTGCAGGAACCAGCCTTTACTCGGGTTTATGCGGGTGAGGATGCCTTGGAGGATATGAGCGCTGAGGTGCTTCCCCATGACCGGGTCAGTGTGGGCATTGATAATGCAACCTGCATTACGGTAGGGCTCTGTTATTGCCGTCATAAGATGGAACACCTGGGCCAGGCCTGCTCCGCCCCCCAGGAAGCCTGTTTGACCTTTAACGAGGTCGCACGGTACCTGGCTGACTACGGCATTGCCAAAGAGATTAGCAAAGAAGAGGCCCATCGCATTGTCAAGGAATGCATGGATAACGGCTTGATGCAGATCGGCGATAATACCAAGAGCGAGCTGGCTGTGATCTGTAACTGCTGTGGCTGTTGCTGCGATCTTCTGCTTGGCTATAAAAAGTATGGAAGCAGCGGCTTGGTCAGTCCGTCAGCCTTTATTGCCGAGATTGAACCGCAGACCTGTATCTCTTGCGGCGAGTGTTATGAACGTTGCCCGGTAGACGCCATAGATACCAGCGGAGAAAAACCAGTTGTCAAAAAAGATGTCTGCCTAGGGTGCGGCGTCTGTGCCCGTTTCTGTCCAAGCAGTTCCTGCTTTTTGCATCTTCGACCTGAACGACCCTACATTCCAGAGGACTCCATAGAAAAAATATATGTATCCTCCATTCATATGGGAAAATTGGGGAATTATATTTTTGCCGACCAGACCAGCCGAAT
- a CDS encoding deoxyguanosinetriphosphate triphosphohydrolase: MNIRCQQEEQEKNILSPYACLSTMSRGRLREEPECDLRTVFQRDRDRIIHSKTFRRLKHKTQVFLSPTGDHYRTRLTHVLEVSQIARTIAACLRLNEHLTEAIALGHDLGHTPFGHAGEYSLNRLHPGGFKHYIQSLRVVDFIEANGKGLNLTWEVRNGIVKHSKGYRDILPDDSKDLPATLEGQAVRVADIIAYLNHDMDDALRAGMVRETDLPKHLREVVGNRPSMRIDTMVRDLITETLHHDDGRLHLSPMMQEVIKDLRSFLYNKVYRNYRVHNEFEKAQNIINELYGFFLEYEFSDNREHPFIERPPVRGDKARKQLHRQVCDFIAGMTDRYALGVYRHIFLPKPWSVL; the protein is encoded by the coding sequence GTGAATATTCGTTGCCAACAGGAAGAACAAGAAAAAAATATCCTTTCCCCCTATGCCTGCCTGAGTACAATGTCGCGGGGGCGTCTGCGGGAAGAGCCGGAATGTGATCTGCGGACGGTTTTTCAGAGGGATCGGGATCGTATTATTCACTCGAAAACTTTCCGCCGCCTCAAGCATAAGACCCAGGTTTTTCTTTCCCCGACTGGTGATCATTATCGTACCCGGCTCACCCATGTTCTTGAGGTTTCCCAGATTGCCCGGACCATTGCGGCCTGCCTGCGTCTCAATGAACATCTGACCGAGGCCATAGCTTTGGGCCATGACCTGGGGCACACGCCTTTTGGTCATGCTGGAGAATATAGTTTAAATAGGTTGCATCCTGGTGGGTTTAAGCATTATATCCAAAGTCTGCGGGTGGTTGATTTTATCGAGGCGAACGGGAAGGGCTTGAATCTCACCTGGGAGGTGCGAAACGGGATCGTCAAGCATTCCAAGGGTTATCGGGATATCCTGCCGGATGATAGTAAAGACTTACCCGCGACCCTGGAGGGGCAGGCAGTGCGGGTGGCGGATATCATCGCGTATCTTAATCATGATATGGATGATGCCCTGCGAGCCGGGATGGTCCGGGAGACAGATCTCCCCAAGCACCTGCGCGAGGTAGTGGGGAATAGACCCTCCATGCGTATTGACACTATGGTCCGGGACCTGATCACAGAGACCCTGCATCATGATGATGGCCGCCTGCACCTGAGTCCGATGATGCAGGAGGTGATCAAGGATTTGCGCAGTTTTCTTTATAACAAGGTGTACCGTAACTATCGTGTCCATAACGAGTTTGAAAAGGCCCAGAACATCATCAATGAGTTGTACGGCTTTTTCCTTGAATACGAGTTTTCCGATAATCGGGAGCATCCCTTTATCGAGCGTCCTCCGGTGCGGGGCGATAAAGCGAGGAAACAACTCCATCGTCAGGTCTGTGATTTTATCGCCGGGATGACGGATCGCTATGCCTTGGGTGTTTATCGGCATATTTTTCTGCCCAAACCCTGGTCAGTGTTGTAA
- a CDS encoding pyridoxal phosphate-dependent aminotransferase: protein MRTDILHIGAGELTYEIRNIVNVGNQLQALGLNVNWENIGDPVAKGEQIPAWMKDIVANAAQQNATYGYSPTKGMPATRQFLAEQTNALGGVQISPEDIIFFNGLGDAISKIFGFLRRTARVLVPTPSYTTHSSAEAAHAGDRPLTYMLDPQNNWYPDLADIENHIRYNPTVAGILIINPDNPTGAVYPEEILRSIVALAEKYDLFIVCDEVYQNMVYNGTKAVPLATLIGDKVPAICMRGVSKEMPWPGGRCGWIEVYNSHHDPMFEKYINSILNAKMMEVCSTTLPQVVLPQVIQHPEYQTYLDERVQRYEKHSNIAYDILKDVDGVVVNRTNGAFYMSVAFAEGVLNHKQTLPIENEQVRNTVEKMVSGPDVSPDKRFVYYLLGASGVCVVPLSSFATKMQGFRITLLERDEKIFTQIFHTIAASIKEYLASA from the coding sequence ATGCGAACGGATATTCTGCATATTGGTGCAGGTGAATTAACCTACGAAATTCGCAATATTGTCAACGTCGGCAACCAGTTGCAAGCACTCGGTCTCAATGTAAACTGGGAGAACATCGGTGATCCCGTGGCAAAGGGAGAACAGATCCCGGCGTGGATGAAGGATATTGTTGCCAACGCGGCCCAGCAGAACGCGACCTACGGCTATTCACCGACCAAGGGGATGCCAGCGACCCGGCAGTTTCTCGCAGAACAAACCAATGCGCTTGGTGGAGTACAAATCAGCCCGGAAGATATTATCTTTTTTAACGGACTGGGTGATGCCATTTCGAAAATTTTCGGTTTTCTTCGCCGCACGGCAAGGGTTCTGGTACCCACCCCCAGCTATACGACCCACTCCTCTGCTGAGGCGGCTCATGCTGGCGACCGTCCACTGACCTATATGCTTGATCCGCAGAATAATTGGTACCCGGATCTGGCAGACATTGAAAACCATATCCGCTATAATCCGACAGTAGCTGGCATCCTGATTATCAATCCAGATAACCCAACCGGTGCGGTCTATCCAGAGGAGATTTTACGCAGCATCGTTGCCTTGGCGGAAAAATACGACCTCTTCATCGTCTGTGATGAGGTGTATCAGAACATGGTCTATAACGGCACCAAGGCGGTTCCTCTGGCCACCCTAATCGGCGACAAGGTACCTGCTATCTGTATGCGCGGGGTTTCAAAGGAAATGCCGTGGCCTGGCGGACGCTGTGGCTGGATTGAGGTCTATAACAGTCACCATGACCCCATGTTTGAAAAGTACATCAACTCCATCCTCAATGCCAAGATGATGGAGGTTTGTTCCACCACCCTGCCCCAGGTGGTCCTGCCCCAGGTGATTCAGCATCCTGAATATCAGACCTATCTGGACGAACGGGTACAGCGCTATGAAAAGCACTCCAACATTGCCTATGATATCCTCAAAGATGTTGACGGGGTTGTGGTGAACAGGACCAACGGGGCCTTTTATATGAGTGTGGCCTTTGCAGAGGGCGTGCTCAACCACAAGCAGACCCTGCCCATAGAAAACGAGCAGGTGCGGAACACGGTGGAGAAAATGGTCAGCGGACCGGATGTCTCGCCGGATAAGCGTTTTGTCTATTATCTGCTGGGTGCTTCAGGGGTTTGTGTGGTACCTCTGTCTTCCTTTGCCACCAAAATGCAGGGCTTCCGCATTACTCTGCTGGAGCGGGATGAGAAAATCTTCACCCAGATCTTCCATACCATTGCTGCATCGATTAAGGAGTATCTGGCGTCGGCCTGA
- the miaA gene encoding tRNA (adenosine(37)-N6)-dimethylallyltransferase MiaA, whose translation MKHPAIAPSLTSIDCPIIVLVGPTAVGKTALSLQLVQRFDCEIISMDSMQVYRHMDIGTAKPSQEEQALVPHHLIDIIVPDDQYNAARFVHDALAAIEEIASRNRTVLLTGGTGLYLKALFEGLCAGLPTDEAIRVELRERLEQEGREVLHAELCRIDPVAGARVHSNDTQRLLRGLEIYLSSGRTWTELIAEQQEQKKNQRARFTRVFQVALDCEREQLYQRIAQRSQIMLEQGLIAEVERLRSMGYAPELPSMRSIGYKHVNNLLSGEWTQEEMLEYLIRDTRRYAKRQMTWFRKNQDLNWFARDDYERIVEQAAAALEL comes from the coding sequence GTGAAACATCCTGCAATAGCTCCCTCTTTAACAAGCATTGATTGTCCAATTATCGTCTTGGTTGGTCCTACTGCTGTGGGCAAAACCGCTCTCTCTCTCCAATTAGTTCAGCGCTTTGACTGCGAGATTATCAGCATGGACTCCATGCAGGTCTATCGCCATATGGACATTGGCACGGCCAAGCCAAGCCAGGAAGAACAGGCCTTGGTTCCTCATCACCTCATCGATATCATTGTCCCGGATGATCAGTACAATGCGGCCCGCTTTGTCCATGATGCCTTAGCAGCCATTGAGGAGATTGCCTCTCGCAATCGTACTGTGCTGCTGACCGGCGGTACCGGGCTGTATCTCAAGGCCCTGTTTGAGGGCTTGTGTGCTGGCCTGCCCACGGATGAAGCAATTCGGGTAGAGCTGCGCGAACGTCTTGAGCAGGAAGGGCGTGAGGTGCTCCACGCGGAACTCTGCCGGATTGATCCGGTGGCAGGAGCGCGGGTGCATAGCAATGATACCCAGCGCTTATTACGGGGCCTGGAAATATATCTGAGCTCCGGTCGCACCTGGACTGAACTCATTGCCGAGCAGCAAGAGCAGAAAAAGAATCAGAGAGCGCGCTTCACCCGAGTCTTTCAGGTGGCGCTAGATTGTGAGCGGGAGCAGCTCTATCAGCGGATCGCCCAGCGCTCGCAGATCATGCTGGAGCAGGGCCTGATTGCGGAGGTGGAGCGTTTGCGGAGTATGGGCTATGCCCCGGAGCTGCCTTCCATGCGGTCCATCGGCTATAAGCATGTCAATAACCTGCTCTCCGGGGAATGGACACAGGAGGAGATGCTGGAGTATCTGATCCGCGATACCCGGAGGTATGCGAAACGGCAGATGACCTGGTTCAGGAAAAATCAGGACCTAAATTGGTTTGCGCGGGATGATTATGAGCGGATTGTGGAGCAGGCGGCGGCAGCTCTGGAACTGTAG
- a CDS encoding DUF2278 family protein: MPIHPYGVWCANTVRVTAETAQDDPDSPHIHLFYEDGRGQEYRASINVKSKSSISELAHYRFDNFQHPILAEISDLEMGWHELEKKPGGAALDYIRGNLLNFEDGILLPHDIPGVENDLLDLIMPILQTASSKRSKIYLFGEPYSDMKGIHNIHMNQGSAGGFSQYNGVWQDGGLIIEDVDSGRHIALFLAFGSQAIHTDETTGHAIPNSQVVAELLGHTRPEPDDSDTVPPRPDDTDIILDDRRVAIVGALVNPEGPEGQPEHIGKPELVYLINRSKLGVFLGGWKLLNRNDEAHTLSHDIWLAPGEVRTVTMGSVPLSNSGGLISLLDQNELKVDGVSYTKEEARKSGEIMLFRR, encoded by the coding sequence ATGCCGATACATCCATATGGCGTTTGGTGTGCAAATACTGTTCGCGTTACTGCGGAAACAGCACAAGACGACCCTGACTCACCACACATCCATTTGTTTTATGAAGATGGGCGCGGTCAAGAATACCGTGCGTCAATCAATGTTAAGTCGAAGAGTTCTATATCGGAACTAGCTCATTATCGTTTTGATAACTTCCAGCATCCTATTTTGGCTGAAATTTCTGATCTTGAGATGGGTTGGCATGAGCTAGAGAAGAAGCCAGGAGGAGCAGCGCTCGACTATATTCGCGGAAACCTTCTCAACTTTGAAGATGGCATTCTGTTACCTCATGATATTCCAGGCGTGGAAAATGACCTTCTGGATCTCATTATGCCGATCCTACAGACCGCCTCATCAAAGAGGTCGAAGATTTATCTATTTGGTGAACCCTACAGCGATATGAAGGGTATCCACAATATCCATATGAACCAAGGCAGTGCTGGTGGTTTTTCGCAATATAACGGTGTTTGGCAAGACGGTGGTTTGATAATCGAAGATGTGGATTCTGGACGGCACATCGCGTTATTTTTAGCCTTTGGTTCGCAGGCAATTCATACGGATGAAACAACTGGCCATGCCATACCGAACTCGCAGGTTGTTGCAGAGCTTCTTGGGCATACTCGCCCAGAACCAGATGATAGCGACACCGTACCACCAAGACCTGACGATACAGACATCATCCTGGATGATCGCCGTGTCGCTATCGTTGGTGCGCTTGTGAATCCCGAAGGTCCAGAGGGACAGCCTGAGCATATCGGCAAACCAGAACTCGTCTATCTAATAAACCGGAGCAAATTAGGCGTTTTTCTTGGCGGTTGGAAATTGTTAAACCGAAATGATGAGGCACACACACTTTCACACGATATTTGGTTAGCACCTGGAGAAGTTCGTACTGTAACTATGGGAAGTGTGCCATTGTCCAACAGCGGAGGCTTAATCTCCTTACTTGACCAGAATGAGCTGAAAGTCGATGGCGTGAGTTACACTAAGGAAGAAGCTAGGAAGTCTGGTGAAATAATGCTTTTTAGACGCTAG
- a CDS encoding helix-hairpin-helix domain-containing protein, protein MAEERAERDFRVPVLLLLGVLILAFSSFSSESEHQASLYYLVPAQDGEKAEVIRVPQSVSSEQASQTALPPGALAITPDMPCGVAPPEITQLFNLPLPVNQADQESLMLLPGIGPKLAARIIAFREEQGDITGPDDFIRVKGIGPKLTARLSPLLCFAPAEKKS, encoded by the coding sequence GTGGCGGAAGAACGAGCAGAACGGGATTTTCGTGTTCCTGTCCTCCTTCTGCTGGGAGTGCTGATCCTGGCCTTCAGCAGTTTTTCCTCGGAGTCCGAGCATCAAGCCTCCCTGTATTATCTTGTCCCTGCCCAAGACGGGGAAAAGGCAGAGGTCATCCGTGTGCCCCAGAGCGTATCCAGCGAGCAGGCGAGTCAGACTGCACTGCCTCCTGGTGCGCTTGCCATTACTCCAGATATGCCCTGCGGGGTGGCTCCGCCGGAGATCACCCAGCTCTTCAATCTCCCCTTGCCGGTGAATCAGGCAGATCAGGAAAGCCTGATGTTGCTGCCAGGGATCGGTCCTAAACTGGCAGCACGTATCATCGCCTTTCGGGAAGAGCAGGGAGACATCACCGGGCCTGATGATTTTATCCGCGTTAAGGGTATCGGGCCTAAGCTGACAGCCCGTCTGAGTCCACTCCTCTGTTTTGCTCCTGCTGAGAAAAAATCGTGA
- a CDS encoding TlpA disulfide reductase family protein has translation MPSLKQFVDMQKTVFFLLILSLTLFLAACGQEDKEQKPLKKMSEEPMPRVITMQPDGPPVVGNQAPDFTLTDIEGRTWTLSQLKGQVVFLNFWATWCPPCVSEMPAMQNLYKTLPQDQFKMLAVLYSDEANNAVNFAKKLDITLPILIDEGNQVGMNYGLTGVPETFILDKEGIIREKFRGPAEWDSADAIHMIRQYIEQ, from the coding sequence ATGCCTTCGTTGAAGCAATTTGTTGATATGCAAAAAACAGTATTTTTTCTCCTGATCCTTAGTCTTACGCTCTTTCTTGCTGCCTGCGGTCAGGAGGATAAGGAGCAAAAGCCGCTGAAAAAGATGTCTGAGGAGCCCATGCCTCGGGTGATTACCATGCAGCCTGATGGCCCTCCTGTGGTGGGGAATCAGGCCCCGGATTTCACCCTCACAGATATTGAGGGCCGGACTTGGACCCTTTCCCAGCTCAAGGGGCAGGTGGTTTTTCTCAATTTCTGGGCCACCTGGTGCCCTCCCTGTGTGAGCGAAATGCCCGCTATGCAGAATCTTTACAAGACCCTTCCCCAAGATCAGTTCAAGATGCTGGCTGTGCTGTACAGCGATGAGGCCAATAACGCGGTAAACTTTGCCAAAAAATTGGATATCACCTTGCCTATTCTTATTGATGAAGGGAATCAGGTGGGGATGAACTACGGTCTTACCGGAGTGCCGGAAACCTTTATCCTGGATAAGGAAGGTATTATCCGGGAGAAGTTCCGAGGGCCAGCAGAATGGGATTCTGCGGATGCCATCCATATGATTCGTCAATACATCGAACAGTAA
- a CDS encoding IS66 family transposase: MSADNPLPDDLKITEVDLAATPPAVLDLVRILAAENAALRKRVEELEAKLGENSSNSNKPPSSDSPYDEKGETEDKKKKGQGSQKPPKKRKGSRQKFMSPTETQDVTPSTCSCGCSSFKNLEPYYTHQHIELPEIVMSVIHFTLYKGECTGCGKTGKGYVPGEFQAGFGPRFTALVGEISGIDGNSRETVQTFCSSVLGVPVSLGAIQKIIDRASAAVKPHYETIRDVARSQDVNYLDETTWKKGGKLHWLWVMTNSTVAYFMIHRHRSREAFEQLIGIWEGILVSDGYRLYQSWVNGRQTCLAHLIRRAQGLSERDDPELAKCGKWAAAELRRLCKMAKDPPTQGEWSSFYARLCRLIALYRDCDSDAGKFVRHIENEMDSLFTFLFEEGVDPTNNFAERMIRFAVLWRKRSQGTKSDKGNRWVERILSLRQTCRLQGKSTFEVLTDAVRSYFRQQTPDLDWIRQAA; this comes from the coding sequence ATGTCCGCTGATAATCCTCTACCCGACGATCTCAAAATAACCGAAGTCGATCTTGCAGCCACTCCTCCGGCAGTATTGGATCTGGTGCGGATTCTTGCTGCCGAGAATGCTGCATTGCGCAAGCGGGTAGAAGAGCTGGAAGCCAAGCTCGGAGAGAATTCATCAAATTCCAATAAGCCACCGTCTTCCGATTCTCCCTACGATGAAAAAGGGGAAACTGAGGATAAGAAAAAGAAGGGGCAAGGATCGCAGAAACCACCCAAAAAGCGCAAAGGATCACGGCAGAAATTCATGTCGCCCACGGAAACGCAGGATGTAACGCCCTCCACCTGTTCCTGTGGCTGCAGCAGCTTCAAAAATCTCGAACCATACTATACCCACCAGCACATCGAACTCCCCGAAATCGTGATGTCGGTCATTCATTTCACCCTGTATAAAGGGGAATGCACTGGCTGCGGAAAAACCGGTAAAGGATACGTTCCCGGAGAATTCCAGGCTGGCTTCGGTCCGAGATTCACAGCCCTGGTCGGCGAGATCAGCGGTATTGACGGCAACAGTCGCGAGACCGTTCAGACATTCTGCTCTTCTGTCCTCGGTGTTCCCGTCAGCCTTGGAGCTATACAAAAAATCATTGATCGGGCCTCGGCAGCGGTCAAACCGCATTATGAAACTATACGGGACGTAGCCCGAAGCCAGGATGTCAATTATCTCGACGAAACCACCTGGAAAAAAGGCGGCAAACTCCACTGGCTGTGGGTTATGACCAATTCGACGGTCGCTTATTTTATGATTCATCGACACCGATCCAGGGAAGCCTTTGAACAGCTTATCGGTATCTGGGAAGGTATTCTGGTCAGTGACGGTTACAGGCTCTATCAAAGCTGGGTCAATGGCCGCCAAACCTGCCTTGCCCATCTGATACGCAGAGCACAAGGACTATCCGAGCGTGATGACCCGGAGCTTGCCAAATGCGGAAAATGGGCTGCCGCCGAACTGAGACGGTTGTGTAAGATGGCGAAGGATCCACCAACTCAGGGTGAATGGTCATCATTTTATGCCCGGCTTTGCCGACTTATTGCGCTGTATCGCGACTGCGACAGTGATGCGGGGAAGTTTGTCCGCCATATTGAGAATGAAATGGATTCACTTTTTACCTTCCTGTTTGAGGAGGGCGTGGACCCCACCAACAATTTTGCTGAACGAATGATTCGCTTCGCCGTGCTCTGGCGAAAACGCAGCCAGGGAACAAAGAGCGACAAAGGAAATCGATGGGTTGAGCGAATTCTCTCGCTGCGCCAGACATGCAGATTGCAAGGCAAATCCACGTTTGAGGTGCTCACTGATGCTGTGCGTTCTTATTTCAGGCAACAGACTCCTGACTTAGACTGGATCAGACAGGCCGCTTGA
- a CDS encoding UPF0175 family protein codes for MSVHVTIDLPEASFSILRTTPAAFVQELRLAAAVKWYEMGKISQAKAAELAGLSRAQFLKALGQFNVSPYQITPEDLAAEVGDV; via the coding sequence ATGTCAGTACATGTGACTATAGATCTCCCGGAAGCATCGTTTTCCATTCTCCGCACTACGCCAGCAGCCTTTGTGCAGGAATTGCGATTGGCAGCTGCTGTCAAATGGTATGAAATGGGGAAAATTTCGCAGGCTAAAGCAGCGGAATTGGCCGGGCTCAGTCGGGCGCAATTTCTCAAGGCCTTGGGACAGTTTAATGTTTCACCCTATCAGATTACCCCGGAAGATTTGGCGGCAGAGGTAGGAGATGTCTGA
- a CDS encoding gamma-glutamylcyclotransferase family protein: MHLFAYGTLMCAELMQEISGCNPPTSVPATLQGYTRRAVKGLSYPGIFPDAGGLVQGCLYQDLPDSTWASLDRFEGEMYAREQVQVALEEGTLLDTLLQAEVYVVRPEFLHHLDTMDWDFAAFLARYEAYPGISLASEL, from the coding sequence ATGCATCTCTTTGCCTATGGCACCCTGATGTGCGCAGAGCTTATGCAGGAGATATCCGGCTGCAACCCACCAACTTCGGTCCCGGCCACCCTCCAGGGCTATACCCGTCGGGCCGTGAAAGGACTGAGCTATCCTGGGATTTTTCCTGATGCGGGTGGATTGGTGCAGGGCTGTCTGTACCAGGATCTGCCGGATTCGACTTGGGCGTCCCTTGATCGCTTTGAGGGCGAGATGTATGCCCGTGAGCAGGTCCAGGTCGCCTTGGAAGAGGGTACCTTGCTGGATACTCTACTGCAAGCAGAGGTCTATGTGGTCCGTCCTGAGTTTCTGCATCATCTTGATACGATGGACTGGGATTTTGCCGCCTTTCTGGCTCGCTATGAGGCGTACCCCGGGATTTCCCTGGCAAGTGAGTTGTAG
- a CDS encoding DUF3368 domain-containing protein → MSERLWVINASPIISLANIEHAHLLPESCDRMIIPRAVEQEILNGSDDDLAKHWISTIGQQWVRDTGSVTPLVAAWDLGAGESAVLSWSYQHTEYQAVVDDLAARKCAKAFGIGLCGTIGVIVIAKKAGIIPNVKSLLNRLIDVDFRIDDRLYQAALQLAGETA, encoded by the coding sequence ATGTCTGAACGCTTGTGGGTGATCAACGCATCGCCTATCATTTCCCTTGCCAATATCGAGCATGCGCATCTGTTGCCGGAGTCATGCGACCGGATGATCATTCCGCGCGCCGTCGAGCAGGAGATTCTTAACGGGTCTGATGATGATCTTGCGAAACACTGGATTTCCACCATCGGCCAGCAATGGGTGCGGGATACCGGGTCTGTTACACCCCTTGTTGCGGCTTGGGATCTCGGTGCCGGTGAAAGTGCGGTCCTCTCTTGGAGTTATCAGCACACTGAATATCAGGCCGTTGTTGATGATTTGGCTGCTCGAAAGTGCGCGAAAGCCTTCGGTATTGGATTGTGCGGAACCATCGGTGTGATCGTGATAGCGAAAAAAGCGGGGATTATTCCTAACGTAAAATCTCTCCTCAATCGCTTGATTGACGTGGATTTCAGAATAGATGATCGGCTGTATCAGGCCGCTTTACAGTTAGCAGGTGAAACAGCGTAA